TGGCCAAAACCCAACGCACATGAAACTGAAGGTGGCTCAGCATCAACAACCCAACAAATGCAGAGGGCACAGCCTGGATATCAGAAggccacttttttttttaccctgGCCCAACCAAGAAACTTCTCAGGTCTAAGTAAAATACAGTGATCATATGTTTTTCAACACTTAGTTGAAGCTTACCGCCAGATAAAGTACCGATCGACAACCCACTTGAGCATGATGATTGTGAAACAGACAGTTAACAAATGCAATTGAACATCCTTAGGCATACAACATAGTAAAGCAGTATGACCTCTCTCTCTAGGCGTAGAAAACCACCCCATATTAAATTTTGGCGCCATCCTCTCTCATAAAGAAATGATACCAGTGGAGTCCTGTTTGATAAACATCTGTAAGGACTAAGAAATAATCTAGGTAGAACTGATCGACAAATGCAGAGTCATATTCTAGATACTTCAGTTCTTAAGAGAAACAGTTTTTGGCCGATATTGATACTAGCAACAACTTGCAACCTTTATTGGATCAGTCCCTATGCCTCTACGTTAAAGGAACAATCTCTGTTGCAACAGTTCCAAGGCTTCACAAAGAAGTCAAGAATACTTGCACTACTGATTTTGAGCCTTAGGGGCACAGTTTCAGCAGTAAGTTAGTAGGAGTAATTGTTACAAGAATTGCAATTCTCAAAGACCTGAAGCAGAAGGTTAAGTGAATCATGCCCATCTGAAACAGGAATTCAGTGAATCATGCCAtaatgtcagtttggaaacacTAGAATTTCAAGTTGCAGCAGGCCAATTTCCTCTTATAATTCACTCAGCCCCCCTCGTTTCACCCAAACTCACCAGGCTATGGAATtccagaagaaagaaagaaacctcTTTATTACCTGAATATTTCCGTTGCTGCCGGTTTGGACTCCGAGTACTCAATCGAACCAACTGCCACTGTAACTCTGTAAGGTCCTAGTAATCCTGCTTAATGTGGTAGAATTTTTAGTCTACTCCGGCTCACAAGTTTTTAGTCTGGTAGGGCAGTCAAAACAAAATGAATTAACACCAATATATCAGCTGCCATTTGATATGCATAAGCACTACGCGTCTAGGTTAACAGATAACACATTTTTCCATTTGCAATAAACAAAGGATAACACaaataaaagaacaaaaaacatACCCAGAGATCTGATGTTCAACCGAAGCGCCAGAATGCAAGCTCACTGAATGAATCCCAAGAGGCTTCAGGGGTTTGCATATCGATCGCACCTGCTCAAACGACACCAAATTAACTAAGTCATTCACATTTGATTCATTAAAAAGCTATACAGATAAATACACAGTAAGCATCAAAATGGCAGTACCAACCTGCGCGGCCTTCTCCTGGGATGGGACGAGGTACAGCAGGAAGGGGCAGGAGACGACCATCCCAAGCCTCTCCTTCCTGGCGACGATGTCGCAGGCAGTGGAGACGAGCCACGCTGTCTGCTCCATCGTGGCGCACGCGCCGCTGGTGTCGAGCACGTCGGACGGCGCCGGGGAGGAGCAGGACCTCCAGAGCTCCACGccccagtcgccgccgccgtggatgttgctgccgccgccgtcctcgggcGCCACCTCATCCCGGATGGCATTGAGGCAAACCACCAGGAACTTGGACGGGCGGTCGAAGTCGAGGGGCGGCGCAGGGTCGACGCGAGGGGCGCGAGGCgtcgatgcggaggaggagaggggcagcGCGGGGTCGACGCGGAGGAGAGAGGCGGTGCGGGGTCGAtgcgaggggcggcgcggcgtcgatgcggaggaggagaggggcggcgcggcagctgcGGGCGAGCGGTGGCGGAAACGGATGGGGAGAGATTGAGGCGGCTGCGGATGGGGAGCAGCGGCGATTGGATGCCGGACACGGagttggcggtggaggcggcggcggcggttggcaaGCGACGGCGGCAACGAATGGCGAGCGGCAGCATCCGCTAGCATGAGAAGTGGATGGACGGGAACTGAACACCACCCACGACGGAAGACCCACGTTCGGGAAAAAAGCTGGAAAAAAAACCCGGGAGAACCGTTTGAGAAAAAAACTGGTGGGAGGGGCGGGAGAAAAGGTGAGAGCCGGATCCGCGGGTGAGCTCGGGTACGGAATAGCCTATTCCGTACCCAGGGTATTACATAGTATagtcctatatatatatatatatctatatatatgtatatatatatatatatatatatatatattcataaCTAGCAATATATGCCCGTTGGTACGGGTGAAGACTATATGCGTATATTATCACACTGCAACATTAAACATGCTTTTGTAAAAGTTTGACATATTATACACTATTTATGCTATTTCTTATATAAATAAAAGAGTAAAGATCATAAGGGATTAAACATAACTAAACACTAAATTTCAGTGATATTACTCTAAGTAAGAGGACTATGGGTTAATTCCTATAAAAAAAGAGGACTGAGTGTTGCCAGCccgatttttcttttatgttGGCAGCTAGGTTTCTCTCTAGTTTCATGCGAAGAAGGCAAAGGATTCCCCCCGGTTGGAACGGGGTTTCTCTGTGATCTTGCACACGGAAGGTCGATTCTCCGGGTTTCATCTAGCCCATTAAGCGGCAGGGTCAGCTAGCACTGCCGTTGCCCTCTTCCATCCGCCCCCTCTATGCCGTCGGCGGCTCACTGCACAAGGAGCCCAGGAGAGCACGCTCGTCGGAACTAGCTCACTCCCGTACCAATGCCGTCTCGCCCTCCTTCCTCCGCGACCCCAGTGTGCCCCCGCTCCACCATCTTGATAGTTCACCTTCCTGTCACCTCGTCCTGTCTTCTCCAAACCACTGCCATCTCATTGTGCCCTCCTTCCACTACTGGAGAATTGACCTTTCATCCTGGTGTTTTTATCCCGGTAAACATTggtgcctttagtcccaggtcaaaaatgaggcaccaAAAGCCCACCGCCTGTTGGGGGAGGGGGGGacggctttagtcccagttataAAGACCAACCGGATCTAAATTCCCcctagtcccagttgtaacagCTAAAAATATCGCAACGACGGGCGCCCACTTTtgtccgggacaaaagggggaatcgtttgtcccggttggaatttccaacagGGACTAAACCTCCTCCCTATAAATCCAACCAGCCCGAAACTCTTTTTCCTTCCCCAGCACGAGCCACTCCACTAGAGacatcctcctctccatggcgagcaagcaaccttaggggaggtgctgcccgaattttttcctcatttctgtGGGGATTtgactcatccaaagtgttgtgaaggttagctacttcatcctcccttcatttattgttattatactttgttttatgatttagagagggagaaaaataagttttttagaatgagggagaatggagaggatttttatttatatatgttttcgagctagaatttgatggatagtttgcttgttacaTATTATTTCTATTAGtaaaaagaacttgatcaatattaggtatgggaaaaaatagagtaaatgtgtgtttaatatttagtcattgcaataaaattaaagtaaataaattgtaggtgtaagaaaatagaatttggtcattgctacaatttttcatgtcactataatttaacaataattgtatttctttgaccaataatttatttatctcatgtttaatgcaagaactaaatacTATAAATACACTTACTCTACTTTTTCCCCttcctaatattgatcaaggtATTAATGTAATACTAaaccctatgttcattttctacgtaatacgatgcagatggaccgatAATGGATGTTCCACCTCCGTTCCTCCAATCTTAGAGAACAGTATCTGCACATGGCATAATGTACTTTTACTATTCTctgcacataactcaatctttTCCGAAGTCTATGGGGAGTCATCTCCGCTCCTCCAGtgccagaaaataatggtagaacataAGAGCTTCGAATCCACAAACACgggttgaatatcataaaagaatcttgaaatagtattccaaatgCCTTTTGGAACCTAATTCTCACAATAGAAGTATGTTGGCCCAATATCCTCTTCAAGCAAAGATctattcactgaccttgacctagcAGCTTTTAGTttgttttggcttgccaccatgggccatgctcagtgaataGATCTTTTGCCTGTACGagctattgtgtgtgtgccaccacacttctattatgagaatgtggcacttgctccaaaagacatttgaacaattatttcaagattcgtTTACGATATTAAGCCCGAGTATGTGGATTCGAggatcttctgttgtaccattattttctggtactggatatgtggaggtgactctcgatagactttggagaagattgagttaagtgCACAGATGGATTGGAGGATGAACATTctactatgttgtaccattattttaggataattgactacgtgaagtctATCACGGAgtgtctgtaatctttagtgtacatgtatctttattgtcttattATGAGTGTAATCTtcatatgtatctttattgatTATTATGAATGTAgaatggtgtaattttcatgtgaattgtttttatctttatgaaggttgattggtgtaaattatgaatattgatcaagttctttatctaatacgaagacctatgtccatttctcacgtaatatttatttatctaatttttttaaggACCACATATTATTATCACAttaactctattttttccctacctaatattgatcaagttttttatctaatacgaaaACCTATGTCTATTTCTCctataatacgatgcagatggaccggcaatggatgtataacgtggATAGACAGatcaaggagtttgttgatggcttgcattattttctcgaagtggccaaagccaacaagctagagaacagaTTCATATGCTgttcatgcttccaatgtagtaacaagaaggactactcttcctagaGGActgttcacagccacttgtttagatacggtttcatacctaactatttgatttggaccaagcacgacgAAAGAGGGGCtataatggaagacgacgaagaagaagaggatgataacaacattccggactgggttgcaggccaagcttttgcagatactacaatgggcgaggctgatgaagatgagtttgtagaagatggccctattgatgatcttagtcaggtgctatgggatgcacacagagattatgaaactgagaaggaatcataaaagttgcagcgcatgatagatgatcacaaaaatttattgtacccagattgcaagcaggggcataaaaaactgggtaccacactagaatttgtgcaatggaaggcacaaaatggtgtgtccgataaggtatTTTAGGGGATATTGAAACTTGTAAAGaatattcttcccgagaataatgaattgccgtccataacatatgaagctaaacaggttgtttgccctctgggattggaggttcagaagatacacgcatgccctaatggtTGTAttctctatcgtggtgatgaatatgggaaattggatgcttgtcctgtgtgcggcGCACTGCGATATAGGATCATgcgagatgatcctagtgaAGTCGAGGGGCAGCaacccaagaagagagttcccgcaaaggtgatgtggtatttccctataataccacattTGAAGCGTTTTTTAAgaaacaaggtgaatgctaagttgatgcgatggtaTAAGgaagaacataagcaagatgagatgctgagacaccccgcggatggggcctagtggagatcaatAGGTAGAGCTTTCccgaactttgaaagtgatgcaaggaacttaaggtttggtttaagtactgatggattcaatccatttggtgagttgagtagtggtcatagtacttggcttgTGACCCTAGGTATGTTCAACGTTCCTCCTTGactgtgcatgaagtggaagttcattatgatgccagtGCTTATCAAGGCCCAAAATAACTCAGCaacaacattgacgtgtacctaagactgttggttgatgaacttctactgctctggaaggaagaaggtggacgtgtgtgggatgaggataaacaagagagctttgacttacgagcattgttgtttgtaaccatcaatgattggtctAGGCttagtaacctttcaggatagacaaacaagggatatcgggcctgcacccattatttagacgacacagaaaacatgtatttgaaacactataggaaggtcatgtgtatatgggccatcgtcgatttcttcctgctaaccacccgttaagaaaagaaagggatgcatttcaaaggggtaccataccatcgtaaaaaacctgcacaccatactggaaagcgtgtctttgagatgataaaggatgtaagggtagtctttggaaaggatcTTGGTAGTGAACCTGTTTCAAATGACGATAATggatgtgcacccatgtggaagaagaattctatattttgggagctaccttattgggaaatcctagaggtctgCAACGCAATaaacgtgatgcacctgatgaaaaatatttgcaTGAACATGCTAGGATTCATAGGTtattatgggaactcaaaagatacattggaagcatgacagaACCTGAAATGTACgaagcaatgagatgacctacatccgtaAAAGAGAGATAGCgaacagcactacttacgtcctgccagttacactctcagcaaggaagagaaggatagcatgtttgaatgcatgaatagtattaAAGTTCTGTATGGGTACTCCtagaatataaagggaataataaatatgaaagaaaagaagttcagaAATCTCAAGTcccatgactaccacatgttgatgacccagttgcttccagttgtactgaggggtattctaccagagattGTACGATTgacgctcgtaaagctatgcgcttttctcaatgcgatttcgcataaggcaatcgatccaaccaagcgaGTAAAGCTACAGAACAATGTGGTACAATgttttgtcagttttgagttggtatttccaccatccttcttcaatattatgtcGCATCTCCTAGTTCActtagtcaaagagattactattctcagTTCAGTATttctgcacaatatgtggccttttgagaggttcatgtcagtcctagaaaactatgttcataatcgtgcccgtccagaaggaagcatcgccaagggatatggaacagaggaggtcattgagttttgtgttgactcaattaatttgattggggtTCAACAtcatgccacgaggggaggTTGCGGGGAATGGGGACCCTtcgaaggaaatcaagttttagcaatgataccaatttgttccacaaagcacacttcactgttcaacaacaatcatcctttgtggctccgtatatcgaggaacacaagcagattctattttcccaatacccgacgaaatccgatgcctggattatacgtcatcacatggatacttttacctcttggttgcgtcaacaccttatgggtaactacGCGATTCACGAACAAATCGCTTGGTTAGCtgggggaccttctagcacaatcgtgaaactCGCTTGTTTAGGTCATGCACGAACACTCTAGGCAAAGTGGAAATTTATTACTGATTTTCTATACAAGTACACTGGATGCCAAACATTAGCAGAATGCTTATGTTCCGACAAATTAGTTCCACTgctaattttggtcaaacaacTCCTTTATGCTCATGTTAGTTCGTCTTTTGATTCCAGTACTTAGCTCTGTTCACTAAATTCACTGTTCCTATTCTCATGCTTGTTCATACCATGTCCGTAGGAGTGATACCTTGACTTTTATGATTTGTGAAATCTTCCTTTTCGTAATCATGGATGCCTTTGTATTTCAAAAGTAAAGGATGACGAAGTTTTCCATTGCTTATTTGAATCTTCTGTGTTATGCATCTATTCTGGTACTATAGTTTGCATATCTTGCTCTTGTAATGAATTTTGCTATAGTTCTTGCCAGTTTTTGGCATTCTCAAGAATAGATTtgtgaaatcttcctttttgtaATCATGCATGCCTTTGTACTTCAAAAGTAAAGGATGATGAAATTTTCCGTTGTTTATTTGAATCTTCTATGTTATGCATCTATTCTGGTACTATAGTTTGCATATCTTTCTCTTGCAATGAATTTTGCTATAGTTCTTGCTAGTGTTTGGCATTCTCAAGAATAAACAAATCATTAATGCCTTTCACAGGGTCAAGACTGTTTCATCTGCAAAAAAGGAGGTCATATGGCGAAAGACTGCCCTGATAAGCACAAGAGGAATGATCATCAATCCACTTTGTGTTTAAGATGCGGAGAAATAGGTCACGATATGTTTGGATGTACCAATGATTACCCAGCAGATGATATTAAGGTGAGTGTTTCTCTTGTTTTAGCTAATATGTTATCTTGCTATCATCGATTTTTTGTTTGTTGGTATTTGTTTTTCATGCTCTCCTCTCTAGTATTGGTCTAAAGAAAAATGCATATAGAAGAATGAAGTTttaggtagttttttttttcgtttttgaGTGCAAATCGTGTCTGGGCTAGGTGACTAGGCTCTAGGACTCATGATTCTATGAACTGGGTAAATTTTTTGCCGGGTCCTGCCTTTCAGTGGAAGGTGCCCTCTATGTAAAATCCCTGAATCTTGCATGTACAATTTTGCAAACCACTGGAAGGTGCCCTCTATGTAAAACTTAACTACTCATGCTGTGCAATAGTGtccatgtgcaagtttagatcCACGAAGCTCCTAATCATGAATTATCTAGAAGAGTTTTCCCCTTATTAATGACTGTTTCGGATCATGCAGCAAATAAGATGCTACATGTGTAATCAGAATGGTCATCTATGCTGTTTCGACTTCTCTGACAATAGCCCCAAACAAATTAGCTGTTACAATTGTGCCAAATCTGGTCATTCTGGTCTGGTAAGTTTTAATGCTTATAAGTTATTATTTGTGCTGTTTCCATATGTTGCTTTTCATGGCAGGTGATTAACATTGGGCCTTCTATTCTAGGGGTGTGCCAAGCAACGCAGGGAAACTAGTGCTGTCATAACTGCAACCCAATGCTACAAATGTGGCGAGGAAGGCCACTTCGCACGTGGCTGCACAAAGAATGCCAAGGTTGTTATAAGCATCTCACAAATTGTCTGCCAATTAGAGTGggcccgtttggttccctttgcttatttttaagcaagtgtcacatcaatgtttagatactaattaggagtattaaacgtagactatttacaaaactcattacataagtggaggctaaacagcgagacgaatctattaagcctaattaatccatcattagcaaatgtttactgtagcaacacattgtcaaatcatgaactaattaggtttaatagattcgtctcgccgtttagcctccacttatgtaatcggttttgtaaatagtctacgtttaatactcctaattagtatctaaacattcgatgtgacgggtgcttaaatttaagcaagggaaccaaaccaggccttaacTGTGTATTTATGCcgttctgtttcttttttttttcgagtcCGATCGGTCGAAAGGCAAGTCATCATCGCACAGTCAGAGAAaggaaaaatggaaaaaagattCAAGTGCTAGATCGGCTCCTCATGATGCCCGTAAAACAAGTAAAAGGAAAACAAGTCATCATCGCACGTGGCTGTTGGTTCACTTGGCGTTGACTCTAAGCAAGCTCACTTGGCGTTGTGCTCCAGTTCATGCCTACTGCAAAGCAGCAAGAAAACAAACCTATGAACATCAGACAGTTGCACACACATTATCCATAACCATCACAACACAATTCACGACACATCTAGCACTCGATGGTGGTCAGCAGGCGCCGGTCTTGGACTCTTGGTGTCGttggccgcgcgcgccgcggcgtcggTCGGGGGCCAGCAGCCTGTCAGAGCAACCGGCTGCCGAGGCGACCTGGAGGAGCCAAAACCCTATGAGACGCTGGCGTGGCTGCCTCAGTTTGTTCCGATGTGGCTGCGCGGGGTCGCTGCAGTGCTGCTCTTCCTTTTCGACGGGGTGCTGAGCGGCAAGCTGCCCTATTGTAGCCCCTCATgcacggctccggctcctaTTGTAGAGCTACTGTTCTGCCCTGTAGCGAGGAGCCAAAACGCGTATCGATGCTTAAGATGAACCCGGGAGGAGGGGTAGCCGGTGAACCTAGAAAATATGGCTTACCCGACTCCAGTGGAGCCAGAGCCAgctggagctgtgccaaacaggctCTTATTGATCTTACAGGGATAAcatatgtatataatgttggttAGGTGAGAATGACTATATAAACAAATTGTCTCATAGTATCATCTAGGCATGCTAATGGGTTGAAACCCGCCCCAACCCGCAATAAATTAACTCATTCACCCACCCTGCCCCGCTCCATAATTCTATTATCTAAACCCAACCTAACCCGCTCCACCAAATGATATAATCCATGGGTTTGGTATATGAACCTACGAGTTTGTATAAACCTCACGTTTGCACCTTAAAATTTTATAGAGAAATTGACTGAAATTTGTTGTAGATGAATCAATTTCACAGTCCCCTACTTTGTGCACGGTAGTGCAACTGGAGTATATATGTGGGCTCGCGTCAAGAGTTGGACCCGAACGCtaaaacctcacgttcacactataattttagagaaattgaaTGAAATTTGTTCTAGATGAATCAGTTTCACAGTCCCCTACTTTGTGCAAGGTAGTGCAACTGGACTATATATGTGGGCCCCACGTCAAGAGCCGGACCCTAAAGctaaaacctcgcgttcaca
This genomic window from Setaria viridis chromosome 8, Setaria_viridis_v4.0, whole genome shotgun sequence contains:
- the LOC117833520 gene encoding uncharacterized protein yields the protein MLADAAARHSLPPSLANRRRRLHRQLRVRHPIAAAPHPQPPQSLPIRFRHRSPAAAAPPLSSSASTPRRPSHRPRTASLLRVDPALPLSSSASTPRAPRVDPAPPLDFDRPSKFLVVCLNAIRDEVAPEDGGGSNIHGGGDWGVELWRSCSSPAPSDVLDTSGACATMEQTAWLVSTACDIVARKERLGMVVSCPFLLYLVPSQEKAAQVRSICKPLKPLGIHSVSLHSGASVEHQISGLKTCEPE